AGTTGGACTCAAATGTGTCAAGCGTCACTGAACCATGACTTGGTTTAAATTTAGTTTTGAATTGGATCACAATAATGAAAAAGAAACAGCTAACCTTTTTATTTTCAATTGACAATAATAAGTTGCTACGGAGTATTTAAGGTGCTCATTTAATTTTCTTTTATCCCAAAGTAATATATAGCACAAAGACGTACAATTacatacgttttaaattaagttttttaaTTGAAGGTATTTTTAAAGAGTcaattaatttataaaaaatagTTCATCAAACTTGTAATTTTGAAGTTAACTCGAGGTATTTGTTTATAAGATTTTATTCATCATATATGGTGTCATTCAGTATCTAAgagtttattaatttttatattgtTTATTAAATTCCAGGTTTTATGTTTAGTTTATATCatgtttattttaaattatgtattAAGACGAAAGATTTGTTAACTTAAAAGGATTGACGTCCTTACTAAaataaagttaaattttttttCATATCGTTATATCTACCGGCTAAATAAAATTTCCTTTTCATTTTACCATCACAACCACAACGGTTGGCAGATGTTTTCTAGAAGCTTGTAAAATCATAGTTTATCAATCAAAAGTTCGTTGCTCGGATATTCTTTTGTGACCCCAATGATAAAAATTTCTGGCTCCGCCCCTGTATCCCAAAATGGAATTTCATTTACTTGTAGGGAAAGTGCTGTTTTATTAAAACAAAAAGGTTGATTTTGGTGATTTACTACCTAACTACACCACAGGGGTTTTAATTGTGTTTTATTCTTAATTAGCCCATAATTATCTTTTGCCTACATACTAGTAAGTGTTAGACTAGCTATTATTAGCACATATGTTAGCCCATGTTCTTTATAGTATTGGGCTTAGCCCACCTTCTCTTGTAGGGTTTATGCCTATATATTTGTGCTTGTATTATTTCTTGATGATCAAATGTAAATACAAAGCACAAATATATAGGCATAAACTCTACAAGAGAAGGTGGGCTAAGCCCAATACTATAAAGAACATGGGCTAACATATGTGCTAATAGTAGCTAGTCTAACAGTAAGAGCATTGTCTTACAATTCGTCTTTAACCTATTTTTTCATCACCGATGACACTATCCATGTATTTATTGGTAGATTCGGTATTCAAAAGCTCAGTTTTTTATTCATCCGAAAAAGTTAAGTATGTTGTCTTGTTTTAATAATTGGTATTAATATATGCCGAATTATAGAAAAGTAGCTAGGGATCAATTCGAAAATGTGAATATGTGGTTAAGAAAATATGTTACATCTACATCGGGTTCTTCTAAGTTTCTGAATTTTCAAGAAGATTTAGACTACGGGGATGCCATTCAAAATTCGTTCATGGTGGGCAAAGAAGTCAAAAAGTGTGGCTTGGTGGTCTCGGGAAATGGAGGTACAAAGCAAAACATGTCCGGTGAGGCCTTTGCAGCTTTTGACAATATGATGACATGTATAGCCGAGAGTGAACCGGATACGGTCAATCTTTTTAATTCTAGTGATATCCCTAGCACGTTGGGTAGACGGGTAGGAACATGTTTAAGCAAAAGCGCAAGGAAAAAGTGGTTCAAAGTGCCGAAATGATGAAATTTGGCGTGTTCATTAAAGACATATGAGTTCTAAGGTGTTGCTTTTTTCGCGTTCACATGTTCTTGTTTTGTTGTACTCTTTAGCACTTGTATTGCATCGCTTAGTTTTCTTCTTTGTTTTTTGTTTATTTTCAATTTAGGTTAGGCGAGTCGGTATAGATATTTTGTTTGATTTTGCTTTCTAGGTACGAGCCGTGCTGATTTCCTCTTTGGTACCTCAAgttgattttgttttctttttcgaaAACGTTTTCGGTCGTTATAAAGTTCTCGTCATTTtcacaaaaaaagaaaaagaaaaatataaatataaaatatggaCTTGGGCCGATAAATACTTTAGACTTGAATTTCATACATCATACAGATATAATAATAAGCTAGTTCAATAGTATAGATTCGTTAACAATCCCTCACAGTTAGAGCGAGAGTGGGACACATTCTTAAATTAGCAAGCGAGAGTGGGACACACGCTTAACTTAGCACAAAACTCAGCAAGAAGAGTAAACAATGTGACTTTGGTGAACATATTCGTGTACTGGTAACGAAATGGAACACGAAGGACGCGAACTTAACTTATATGGATAAGATCTTGAACTTAGTGAATGTCAATTTCGATTTCATTAGTATTACACCCGTCAACAATATGATCTAACATACACCGAGTTTTTTCTTTAGACCAACAATGTTAGAGTCAATGACGTGGGTCCACACTATGTGAAGGACCCACCACCTTTTCATCCTATAACATCTGTCCATGTCGAGGGAAAACATGTTCAACTCGAATTCGGGTCACGTATTTCGAGGGAAGTAAAACCTCTGGGTGAGAATCGAATCCGGGTCATGTTCTTCGTTTCACTCCTTGATTACCACTCAGCCAAAGAGTCGGTGGTTAACATACACCGAGTTAACAGTTTTTCTTCATTTAGTCGTTCATCCGTTTAGGAGTCGTATAGTAATGCCAATACACGCAGTTAACAAATAAATGCATCTACTTATGAacatattaatataaaatattgccgtattaatatttaatatattaattagttatATAGGTATATATTCGAACAGAGAGGATACCACTCGTAACATAACATTATTACATCAACTGCAATTCCATTAGATTATAGAATATGATCAAGCCATCGGATATAAAATTTAACAAGCCATTGAAGTCTCCTCCAAATCTATCTCACTCGATTTCTTCAAAACTCGAAACAAATAGTACCCGATCGCATGGCCCGCTACCGCCATCACAAACACACCAATGTTAAACGACATGACCGATAACATGACCAAATAAGAAAACACAACACGTAAAGTATGTATCATGGTTCTCATTATTCGGTTCGATTTCGTCGGATTATTATGAGTTAACCATTCGATAATTATCGCAAGTAGGAACACGAAAATAAGCGCTAATATGTACATTCCCATACTACTTCCGGGCCAACCTTTAAATAAAATCCAAGCGTTTTTACCCCAGTAAAAGGTCATATGCGTCATCATTTTCTTGTTATCCATACCCATACTCATTGAATCGTTATCGTTCATCGACATTGGTGTTGATGGTGCCATTCCTCCCATCGTTCCGTCGTCGTTCATTGCCATCCCGTTATTGTCCATGTTTTGTATAGTAATTTGGTTATGGATGTACTTCGAACGGAACTTGGGAATTTTTGGTTTATATTCTATATCTATTTTTCAACTCTATTCGTATCTTAATCTGTTATCTTATTGCAATACTTAAATACGTGAATATTTATGCGTGGTACACGTGTATATTTTGTGTCTTATATTTGTGTGGTACATGGGTTTGACCGTTGACTTCTTATTGTTTGGTTATGCTAAAAAGAAGCAATTCCACTGAGAATTTAAAGGCTCGTAGAAAATGATTCTATTCCTACAATAGGTGAACAAAAAATATTAttggtttttttttaataaaaaaaatgctttttttttaaaggcaactaagttttattaaaattataaaaagtaCACGAAAAatactagcaagaagctagataAGACACAAGACCACACGCATCCGCACAATTATACGTACGAACAAAACTAGAGACTCGAACCAATGGAAACACATTAGCACAAGGACACTAAAATCAACGTATCGCGACTATCTAAATAAAACTATGTTTCCGAATCCGATGGCGCGCAGGAGGAACAACATGAGCAACAAACATCGTCCTCTTTCGAGTCTTTCATCACATTTTCGATAAAATATCTTTCGTGCCATCGAAAATTATCCCAACATCGACTACGTTTCATATTTCTCCGTCCCCAAACATGCTTAATGAAGTGACTTTTAATCAGAGGATGGACTTGTTTTTCTTTAGCACGAAAACGAGCAACCGCGGTATGAGATAAATTATAGGCCACAACACAATCTTTTTTAAAACTGATATCCCCATCCTTGGATATCTCACAACCATTAGTACAACTCGAGAAGACATTGTTATAATCTCTCAAATTGTTATCTTCCAAAGAATCGATCTTTAATTCATTGAGCCCACAAGATGATAAACAAGAAGGGTCTAGATTATATTTCTTCTCTTCTATAGGTGGCTCAACATTAATAGAATCATCATCACAAGTAAATGATCCACTAGGCTCATGTGATATGTTATTAACACCGGATGTTTTGAGCCCACAATAAAGAGAAGGCTCATCGACAAAATAATTGTTCTCTGCCCTActttttgacttttcgaaaaactgGTGAGCTAGAGAGTCACACGTGCAAACATTGGAAATCTCATCGTCCCCCTCGGGGAGATTACGTACACCATTGGAACTCGATAACTTCTCACATGGATCAATGTCACATGCCTGTTGGTTTTCCTCAGCCTTGGCACCATCATCAAAGGCCGGAGAAACCTCTGGTATGGATGGATTCAACTCAATTCTCCGAAGAAGCCCCTGAATCATTTGGGCTAAAATTACAAGCTGGCCCACTTGAACAATTAGATGCTACACCTATAGCCCCATCAGacccaacatttaaaacatgaataTAATCAGACCCAACATTTACATCTAGGTTTGAATCAACCGCCGCACTAGATTTCTTGGAAAAAGACGAGTCTACAACAAAATCCAAAGGACCTGAATGGGTAGCTTCATGCGTATGGAAAGAAGCAAGATTATTCTTGGAACACGAAGAGGGTACATCAATCGAGATATCTCCATGACTTTTTGCCTCACCCAGATTTTTCAAATTCACTTCCACACTGGCGGACCCATTTCCGGCAACTTTGAGGAAGTTATTACTGCAAACAGAAGTATCAACAAAGTCGGATGAAGGTACATCAGGTGAATCACTATGTCTGATGATCTCATCCTCCTTCAAATGATCATCAGATTGTATCTTCGAATATAAGAAATCAGCACAACCGAGATCCTTATCGACATGTAAGACGTCATTATTAGCGGTTATTTATCATTTTTAAAGTGAAAGTTATTAAATTGTatctataataatttctattaaaatcctataatgatgatgtcattattaggctaattcatttattaagaaaaaatcaaaaagaaaaagaaaaaaaatctaaacccttaaggtgatgtcattaatctaattaatgactaattaaattaaatctacttatttatttatttcatgttttcaggaaaaaaattcactctcattaattattattatattattattcaaatttaAATATGAGTTCTctctacgagattaattacgttatatatgtatgcgaaatacacgtctcaataaaaggttctaatgtaggtttttatgacaaggatttcatgacccgtcctaatccatctggacgaatacattacatttggttacatcgcgaggtacttgacctctatatgatacattttacaaaaattgcattcgtttttaaaagacaaactttcattacatcgacagttgacggcatgcataccatatcataatatatccaactataattgacttagtaataatcttgatgaactcgacgactcgaatgcaacgtcttttgaaatatgtcatgaatgactccaagtaatatctctaatatgagcaaatgcacagtgaaagatttctttaatacttgagaataaacatgctttaaagtgtcaaccaaaaggttggtgagttcattagtttatcataaacgatcattttcatcattctaatagaccacaagattttcatttccatttctcataaatatacgtcccatgcatagagacaaaaatcattcatatggattgaacacctgataatcgacattaacaagatgcatatagaatatccccatcattccgggacacccatcagacatgataaatttcgaagtactaaagcattccaaattccagaatggaggttgttagttcccgtagatctacctttaggattcgcgtcaattaggggacagttttctaattcttagattaccaggctaaaaggggcatatccggcttcgatccattcaaccatataatgtagtttcgattacttgtgtctatttcgtaaaacatttataaaaacagcgcatgtattctcagtcccaaaaatatatattgcaaaagcatttaaaaagggagtaatgaaactcactatactgtattttgtagtaaaaatacatatgacaaaactgaacaatgcagggttgatctcggattcacgaacctatatcatttgaatatctattaaaacatataatgaaaatcacataatttcatttttatatatatatatatatatatatatatatatatatatatatatatatatatatatatatgggcaggatcaatggggaagtaactaatcggggggaagcggggggaagcaaattttttttttcttcgttttttttgaatttttttttcccggcatcaagatcacacgaaaatatgaacatttagaagagacacttcgtgatgaatgttattatttaggcgggaaaacgatcgacaaaaataacattcaagataatattattcgtgaagaatatgaacgttttttttcttcatgttttgtgaagtaaaatttagccagatttagagtttagagtttagagtttagggtttagggtttgatgttttgggtttattccataaacccaaaacaccaaacacgaaaccctaaaccctaaaccctaaaccctaaactctaaaccgttcgtgttaaaaactcaatctaaatcctaaatctaaaccataaatctaaaccctaaaccctaaatttctaaaccctataaaccctaatatctaaaccctaatatctaaaccccaatagctaaaacctcaaaatacgctcgaaaaacacgataattgttatatattaattcttcgagcatttttccgccaaaataaaaacatttatcacaaagtgtctctactaaatgttcatattttcatctcatctataatgttcgtgaacaaagttttttcaaaaaacaaaaaaaaaaaaaaaattgcttccacccacttccccccgattggttacttccctcttgatcctacccttatatatatatatatatatatatatatatatatatatatatatatatatatatatatatatatatatattcgtagttatatagaatttatattagattccatttaaaacatatacttatattatatcttaatttatttgatttatatatttattttgtaaatatatttacaatgattagtatttatacatttagttatattaatatataaatatatatatatatatatatatatatatatatatatatatatgtatatatattttgtaaatatatatatagaatttatattagattccatttaaaacatatacttatattatatcttaatttatttgatttatatatttattttgtaaatatatttacaatgattagtatttatacatttagttatattaatatatatatatatatattaataaaatcatcagtttgttatatgtaagtatttataaaaaaaaatgttaataggtttgatatatagttatatgaaatactaatatgattatagtatatgtaataagtatatttttatgtacaaaatatttatctgttaaattgatagttttgataaaactgattcttttgataataacaataataataagtttattaataatgataatactattaataaaatgataatgataataataataatggtatttatgttaataataataaaactaataattatataatgatactaatactaatattaatgataataataatagtttgtgttattttcataataacgatgataataataatccttaatcttaataatacttatatcaattttaataatactaataatacttaatgatgttacttaataataaaaatggaaatgatattaatcatattattaatattaatgttaacataataataacaataattaataatagtaataataataataataataataataataataataataataataataataataataataataataataaataaataaataaatacatgataataatataataataataattaataatatacctAATAAAAGAGTGGGATTGCATCTGGTGTCGGCTCAAACAGATCGAGGTAGCAGAACACACACAGACGAAAAAGAAATCAAGTTTCAGATGTTCTTCGATTCATTAACCAACAATCAAACAAGCAAAACTCAAAAAAAAATGTTTAGTAGGTCTTCAATTCGCCATCatcattgtttaatgtcgtcatcaGTCTCCCTTATCATTCGTTAATCGTCATCCCTCATCAATCGGTCCATTAATCGGTCAATCAACTGATTCAAGTAAGTAATCTATTCATTGATTGATGATGTAGGTATCTGGTTCATTAATATTCCCCTAATTTTCTATAATCCTTCTATAATTTCTGTGTATTTATTCGATAGAACAATAGCAGCAATTAATAATGTTCTTGATGTTTTGATTATGATAATCGAAAAAAAACAGCTGAAATTGTTTGGGTCTGATCGAAACAATATAGGAACAGGTAGCGAAAATCATGGATTTCCAGGTTTGAATGATAACAAAAAAAATTTAATTGTGTTCTTGGTATTTGGTTATGGTGAAGATGGTTTTTGGGTTGTTGGGTTTGCTTCAACCAAATCATGAGATagtataatactagtagtaatacttCATGGTTCGGACAGGGCAAAACCAAGTAGCAGTAATAAATTAGATGGTCTTCGATGGTGTAGTGGAGCAAAAAGGAAAAACGCACAGTCTCATATACGGTAATATTCAATCCATGAACCttaagcttatatatatatatatatatatatatatatatatgtatatatgtatatatatatatatatatatatgtatatatatatgtatatatatatatgtatatatatatatatgtatatatatatatatgtatatatatatatacatatatatatatatatatatatatatatggtagcaGATCACAATGGTTATTGTTTGATGTTGGGTTTTGATTTTTGTTGGAAGCTGAAACACAAACATCAGCAATAGAAACAGTTTTTGGGTGGTGTTTGAAGAGTGACCGATGGTGATGATTGTGGTGGTAGGGTGAAGATGATGGTTGAGTCCAGAAAACAAAAGATTTAGAAACAGGAACGATAGCATGAAATTACTAATGAGTTTCGATGGTTGCTTGCAATTTGATAATGGTTTGATCAATTAATGGTGGTATTAGATTGGTTGCAGTAATAAAACAACAAGGGGTTTGGTGTTGTGGTTTTGGCCAAACAGAAGTAATCGaacatgtaaaaacagaaaaatactTGAGTTTTGGGGTGTTTGATTTAAATCGAAAAACAGAAGAAATTAATAGTAATAGCTTATGATGGTGTTTGGGTGGTTCACTGGTGATTCTATGATGGCGGTGCTGGTTGCCGAATGGTATAGCTCATACTTGGTATAGGTGTTTGTATTGGATGGTTACCTGCATCGGTCGAAGAAAACAGGAAACAAAAGATAGAAGCAACATTCGATCGGTAAAGGGCTGCACACTGGACTCTAACAAGCAAAGCGTTCCAAGTGCTCGATCTAGACATGTTGTGATCAAACGATGAGATGAGGGTGGTACTCGAATATACAGTAAAAAAGGGAACAAAGAATTGGGTGTGGTGGTGATTGGTGTTTTAAATGGAAAGCAAGTGAATATATAAACTATCTATATCTCAGTATCCTATctctatgcatatatatgtatatatttataaatcaaGTTGCCTATGTGGTATTGTAAATGAAAATGATGTGAAAATGAAAGTAGAATATTGAAACAGTATACCCCTTTTGTAATTCAATTACACATATGCATTATTGCTTGGTGGGGTTTGTTAGAGTTGTTGTTATATTCTCAAATATAAAATATAATGGACAAAATGATAGATATGTTAGTTTTATATGCGttgtacatgtttatatatatatatatatatatatatatatatatatatatatatataggaattgATAGATTAGACACACAAGAGAAAAAGTTAAATACTAAATGAATTAATAGCACAAACTTCATTGTGGGGTTCGTTGGAAATAATGGTGGTAGATTGAAATAGGAAACAGAAAGGAAATAATCATATGGTGGGATATTATAATCATACATATGTGTATAATATTAGCAAGTCATTATAACAATGAACAATATCCTCACAAAAGTCACTGATTAAGATGTTTATTTGCAAATGTAACAtgtgaaagtaaaaaaaaaaaattaaataattaacaGCTGTTGCCTTCTTTGTAAATAATACTATAtcctatattaaataatataatactaataataattgagaAAATGTTTTTAAAGAAGGAGTGACAGCCATTTGGGTATAAGTTTGGATTGTTGCAGTTGAGTAGGTTCACGGATGTGAAACAAAACTGAGAGAGTAATACTGTGAAGAAGAAAAGTATTATATTGCAAACAGACTCTTTCCACGTTTAAGATATCATGCATCCAAttcaatattactattaaaaattaattattaatcTTCTAGTTAAATTCGATGATATTAAACAATCTATCATTATACTAATTATCAATATAAATTTTCCTAGctacataattaatatatttacaattgaattgtataatattgtttcaagttattacatatacatatttctatatatatacatatttatttaaaattaattgtttgtgaatcgtcggaagtggtcgaaggtcaaatgcatttatgaaaacagttcaaaatttttgagactcaacattacagtctttgcttattgtgtctaaatcatattaagatcaagtttaaatttggtcgaaaattttcgggtcgtcacaaaggaaaatagtaattgtaatgaaaattgaaagatgatggtgagagaatatttaacaacccgtcctaatccacctggacgaagtcatcaacatctggtcccattgtgaggtactgacctaaatatgccatgaatgactccaagtaatatctttaatatgaggaaatgcacagcggaagatttctttcatacctgagaataaacatgctttaaagtgtcaaccaaaaggttggtgagttcataggtttatcataacaatcatttcaacatattaatagaccacaatattttcatttataaatatatgtacactcgcaagtgtataaaaccgttctgcttatgttgaggcctcagtaaccaaccttaacaataatataataagtcatcttcgcaaagatggatacgtacactcgcaagtgtataaataatccttgaagtactaaacatcctcccactagctcttatgtctagtgcagcctacaggatgggggtgttaagcccgatagatctatctttatgattcgcgcttacatgctcttataacatgtaactaaattacctagcacatcaatccgcagaatatcatttttaatcacttgtctctatttcgtaaagcatttataaaagcagcgcatgtattctcagcccaaaaatataaattgcaaagcaattaaaaagggagcaaatgaaactcactatactgtattttgtagtaaaaatacatatgatgacatttaacaagtgtagggttggccttggattcacgaacctatatcatttggatatttattaatacacataactgaaattaaataagtgtatatattatatcttaatttatatattatatgtatttagtttgtgtatatattcaaaatatttaatatttatttagttatattaatatatatttgattagtattttaataggAATACCTAGTGAAataatccgtcctaatccatctggacgaagtcttcaacagttggtcccattgcgaggttctgacctctatatgccatgaatgactccatgtaatatgagcaaatgcacagtggaagatttctttcatacctgtgaataaacatactttaaagtgtcaaccaaaaggttggtgagttcataggtttatcataaaacaataaaattcatcattttgatagaccagaaaatttaaatgctgcatggtacaaatgggctcgaatcctatacccacctgtaatgtacatgcgatatcttttaaatacagtacacctttctcgtgtacaaaatcaactttcataaatcttagacaccgtacacatatctcgtgcacaaaaactaatacacataacctgtgtataaaaatcattctctcgatacataacattcacatcaattggtggcaattatcatgtccacataattcaatggtggcaattatcatgtccacataattcaatggtggcaattatcatgtccacataattcaataataatccgcagaacttctgtctgcataataattcattcgaggaatgttttgcttgtgtctatctcgtcaaacatttataaaagcatttcatgtattcgcagttcaaaatatctttcaaaagcatttaataaagcagttgtaaaaacaacgcatgtattctcagtcctaaaaatataaagagtaaaagggagcaaatgaactcacctaatgtattttgtagtaaaaatacatatgacgacattagacagctgaacaatgcagggttggcctcggattcacgaacctcaagaagTAGTCCCTAAAaacaatgcccaagtccgggtttaaactcgcgacgtcccgctaacccgataacatccttaatcacTCCTCTGACTTCGCTTTTCTAATTAAACTCAGATTTATATAACTCATCACATCGATCATCTTAATCATCAACATAACtatcatgatcataacatcatctaacatcatcctcatgatcatcatcaatatcttattCTCTCACTTTACTTATCATGCCTCGTGATCAACACATATATCATTAACATCACGAATCCATTTCGTTCATATAGTATGATCATCATCATAACTCATCGTTACTCATCATCATTTATCCATATCATCATCTAATATCATTATCTAAATTTTGAGACAAGTGTGGGATGGGTTTCGGCCCAAAAGAAAATAGTTGAATCCCGGCCCAAGAACTAAATTACTCAACCCCAAAATCATTGAGTCCAACACATAACGGCCCATTATGATTAATGGATCGTGAAGCCATATTAGTGATTTAACTTCCTGTTCGTAAATGAAGTAGGTTTGTAAACGCGAATAGTGAAAACAATATAGAAGGTTTTCGGTTCATTATTAATTCGTcacccttcatcttcatcatcttaacTATTCTATCAATAACAAACATCGATCATTAATATCATGATTCATCTTCGATCTCATCATCATCTGTTACCGTGGTTGTCATCATACATCCATCACATATATCGTCATGCAATGATTATGAACAACATAACCTTAATCTAATTATCATCATCTTAATTAACATCTATATGTTTATCATTATCATCCTAATATCATTATACAATCGTCATCATATCATAATCACTACCATTATCTTGATCATCTTCTTCGTACCTTATCGACTCATCACCTTCTATCAACTATTCACCATCTTCCTCGTCACACATTACTGTAGCACCATCTGGGTTTTGAAACCGAAAGCAGTAGCAAGAAATTCCACGATGGATTTTAATGGTGATTGATTAGTGGTTTATTGTGATCGTACTTGAACAGAAAAACGGCGAATAACAGCGACTGTTTGAGCTGGGTTTACGAAGATTAAGGAGAAAAAGGAAGAAAGATAA
This genomic stretch from Rutidosis leptorrhynchoides isolate AG116_Rl617_1_P2 chromosome 11, CSIRO_AGI_Rlap_v1, whole genome shotgun sequence harbors:
- the LOC139874442 gene encoding copper transporter 6-like; amino-acid sequence: MDNNGMAMNDDGTMGGMAPSTPMSMNDNDSMSMGMDNKKMMTHMTFYWGKNAWILFKGWPGSSMGMYILALIFVFLLAIIIEWLTHNNPTKSNRIMRTMIHTLRVVFSYLVMLSVMSFNIGVFVMAVAGHAIGYYLFRVLKKSSEIDLEETSMAC